Proteins encoded in a region of the Vicia villosa cultivar HV-30 ecotype Madison, WI linkage group LG5, Vvil1.0, whole genome shotgun sequence genome:
- the LOC131606990 gene encoding uncharacterized protein LOC131606990 — protein sequence MARISTLYLLAYNSFQAIGWAVSLAIILLNLLSTSSVTGTFASAGTLICFLQCAAFLEVIHGAIGLVPSGVMLPMLQWSGRTHFVLAIVKGIPEVQELPSVFITFLAWSIGEVIRYSHYAFSCSGNCPSWITYIRYTAFIVMYPLGVFPGEIWAMYQALPIIKKNNIYADSFSSLPFSYYDFLKVVLVVYPFLWFKLYLHLFKQRRSKLYKRHDKKRA from the exons ATGGCTCGTATTTCAACACTTTATCTCCTCGCTTACAACTCTTTTCAAGCAATTGGATG GGCCGTTTCGTTAGCCATCATTTTGCTCAATCTTCTCTCCACTTCCTCCGTTACCGGAACTTTTGCTTCCGCCGGAACCTTAATTT GTTTTCTGCAATGTGCTGCTTTCTTGGAAGTTATACACGGTGCCATTG GACTGGTTCCCAGTGGAGTTATGCTTCCTATGCTGCAATGGTCAGGAAGGACTCACTTTGTGCTTGCCATTGTTAAGGGAATTCCCGAG GTCCAGGAGTTACCTTctgtttttatcacttttcttgcATGGAGCATAGGCGAG GTCATTAGATATTCACATTATGCTTTCAGTTGCTCGGGAAATTGTCCTTCTTGGATCACTTATATCAG GTACACTGCGTTTATCGTGATGTATCCTTTGGGAGTGTTTCCTGGAGAAA TATGGGCGATGTACCAGGCGCTTCCAATTATAAAGAAGAATAATATCTATGCAGATTCCTTTTCAAGCCTCCCATTTAGTTATTATGATTTTCTTAAG GTCGTACTTGTAGTTTATCCATTCCTCTGGTTCAAACTATACCTGCATTTGTTCAAGCAGCGGCGTTCGAAACTTTATAAACGCCATGACAAGAAAAGAGCGTAA
- the LOC131606991 gene encoding LOB domain-containing protein 1-like: protein MESKSTTSDTCSVPLSHNSSTSSNSNSPPQAVVVLSPCAACKILRRRCSADKCVLAPYFPPTDPAKFTIAHRVFGASNIIKFLQELPEARRADAVTSMVYEASARIRDPVYGCAGAICQLQKQVNELQAQLAKSQAEVVNMQLQQANLVALFCMSQSEQESPQQSMDEFIQSPMQSGGYGIGLNFLEENNSLNSLWEPLWT, encoded by the exons atgGAAAGTAAAAGTACTACTAGTGACACATGTTCTGTTCCACTTTCTCATAACTCTTCAACTTCATCTAACTCTAACTCTCCTCCACAAGCTGTTGTTGTTTTGAGCCCTTGTGCTGCTTGCAAGATTTTGAGGAGAAGATGTTCCGCTGATAAATGTGTTTTGGCTCCTTATTTTCCTCCTACTGATCCTGCCAAGTTTACCATTGCTCATAGAGTCTTTGGTGCTAGCAATATCATCAAATTCTTACAG GAACTGCCTGAGGCTCGAAGAGCGGATGCAGTTACGAGCATGGTTTATGAGGCGAGTGCGAGAATTAGAGATCCTGTTTATGGTTGTGCGGGAGCAATTTGTCAGCTTCAAAAGCAGGTGAATGAGCTTCAAGCACAATTGGCGAAATCGCAAGCGGAGGTTGTAAACATGCAACTCCAACAAGCGAATCTTGTGGCTTTATTTTGCATGTCACAAAGTGAACAAGAGTCACCACAGCAATCTATGGATGAGTTCATTCAAAGTCCAATGCAGAGTGGTGGCTATGGAATTGGTTTGAACTTTCTTGAGGAGAATAATAGTCTAAATTCATTATGGGAGCCACTTTGGACATGA